Genomic DNA from Caldanaerovirga acetigignens:
AAATGAATGAGTGTGGCTTCAGATCCTTTTATGTTGAGGTCTTTTACTTCTACATCATTTGTCCGGAAATTATGAGAAAAGGCTGTTTCCCGTGCTACAGAAAATTGTTCAATTCTAAGTTCCTCACCTTCTGTTCCTTTTCTATAAATTAAAATAACGGAATTTTTCCCCCCACCGGAAATCTTCGCGCCGTGGAAACCGTATCCCTCCGGGAGGTATTCCGGGACTGCGATTTGAAAACCCACATTTTTCTGCACTTCATCTTCTCTTTTTATTTTGGC
This window encodes:
- a CDS encoding DUF4367 domain-containing protein: MKKDKDAFELYLSKKIKECAEYIPVPKHIEDEIWAKIKREDEVQKNVGFQIAVPEYLPEGYGFHGAKISGGGKNSVILIYRKGTEGEELRIEQFSVARETAFSHNFRTNDVEVKDLNIKGSEATLIHFKKSGLRQLLYENGSTFL